The following is a genomic window from Hymenobacter gelipurpurascens.
ATTCAGGGGGCCATCGGAGCCAATGGCTACCGGGATGCCTGCTGCCAGCAAGGAGCGCAGCGGCTGCCTCTGCGAGCCCCAGCGCTGCCTGAACAACTCGGGCTGCAGGAAATGGATGGGGTTTTGGACGACCACCACACCTAGTTGTTTGGCGCGGGGCTGCAGATCGCGCAGCACTCCGTCGCCGTGCTCAATGCGTACCCGCTGCGCCGGCCAGTTTACCTTGGTGCCATAGCTTTCCAATGCCTTCAGTACTGCTTCGGCCGAACGGTCGCCGGCACAGTGGAAGAGCATGGGCTGTTTCCACTCCAAGCCTTCCCGCACCATCTTGGCCACTTCGGCCTCGCTGAAATTTAGCCGTCCTTTCCAGCCCGGACGGTCCAGGTAGTCGGAGCGCAAGGCCGCGCCGCGCTCATAGGGCGTACCGTCTAGCACCCATTTCAGGCCACTTATCCGTACGCGGGGTGCAGGCTGGCGTAACGTTGACAGTTGGCGTAGCTCGGCGGTTTCGCGGCCCTGAGGAGAGGTAGCCGGAAAAGGGCGCGCGTGCACCCGAATCGGCAGGTTGGCTTGCACCAGAAGCCGGGCAAAGCGGGCCACGGGTATCGTAGAAAACACCTGTATGGAAGTAACTCCGAAGCCCATTGCCTGATTGGCCAAGGCCCTAAGCTCCCGTAGCACGGCCGTATCGGGCACCTGCTCACTGAGCAGGCGCTGAGGATGCCACTGCGCATACTCCTGTAGCCGCCCATTGATCTGGCGGAAGCCGGCCACACGCTCAAATATACCGCCCATAGGGTTAGGCTGCTCAGCCGCCAGCTGCAGGCGGGGCATTGCCTGCGTATTCAGAATGTGCGTGTGCCCGTAGTGGGCTTGCAGCAGCACTGGGTGGTTGGGAGCCAAGGCATCCAGCGCCGCCCGGTTCACGAGGGTATCCAGCACCACCTTGGCCCCTACCGAGCCAAAAATCCAGGTGCCAGCGGGGGCCTGTTGCGCTGCGGCTTTGATGGCCTGGGCAGTTTCGGCCCAGGTGGGCTCCATACTTGAGAAGGCCAGCCGTATGCCCGCAGGCAGAGGGTCAAAATGCATGTGCGCGTCATTGAAGCCCGGCGTTACGAGCCGGCCCTGCAGGTCGAGGCGGCGGGTGTTTGGGCCCACCCACCGGCTAACTTCCGCATCCGTACCGACGGCCACAATTCGCTCGCCCCGGATAGCTAGGGCCTGGGCGCTAGGCCTGCCAACATCGGCCGTGAAGATGTTCCCGTTCAGGAGAACCAGATCGGCGGGAGGCTGCTGCCCGTAGGCCACTGCTATCAGCCGTACAGTCAGGAAGACGAGCACCAGGAGCTTTTTCATAGTAAGCTGACGTGGACGTGTTTATAACCATATAGATTGCTGAATATACAAATAATACACAGGCCTGCCCCCTGCTACCAAAGCAAGAAGGCCCCCCGGAATTTCCGAAGGGCCTTACATATGTTGCTCCTCAACTGCGCTACCTATCTGTTGCGCTGGTTGTAATCGGAATCAGAATCCGTGTTAGTGCGGGTATCAACGCCCGTACGGCCATCCAAGCGCTCTACGTCTACTTCGGTTTTGCGCACTGTGTCGCGCACTACTTCTTCGCGCTCGGTTACTTCCTTGCCTAACGATACTTCCTCTACTACTCGGGCCTCTTTGCCTACTACAGCACGCTCTGCGCTTTCTGTAATCTCAATATTGCCTTCCTTGAAAGCGGCAAAATCGGCTTCGGTAGCGGGTCGGTCTACGGGGCGGCGCTCTACATTCACGTGCTCTTCGCGGAGGCGTACACTAGCCTCCACGGGGCGCTCCACAATGCGGCTCCGCAACCGAGCACCGCCTGTCTGCTCTACTCGCTTGCCTACCTGCAGGTTTTCCTCGATTACCTGAGCAGTAGCGCCACCTTGCACATTGCTAGCAGTGCTACCAGCGCTATAGTTGTTGCCCGTCTGGTAGCCGGTCTGGCTAGCACGCTCATTTACATCTACTGCACCGGCTTCGTCCAGAATCTGGGCTGCTTGGTGCGCGTTTTCGGCCGAGTGCGCATGCACCGTTACTACAGAACCACTGTTGCGGGCCACATGAGAATAGCGACGGGCGTCATCAGAGTCGTCGCCACCAAACAGGTTGCTAAAGAAGTTGCTGATACCGTCACCAGCCTGCTCAGCCGTACGGCCGGCTGCGTCGGCAGCGCCTTCTACGGCGGTACCACTGCTGTTGCGGTAATTGCTATCGGAACCCTGCGAGCCGCTGGTGCTACCCGAGGTGTTGGAAGAAACGTCTACATGCTCGGTGCTAAAGCCGGCGGCGGCAAGGCGTTGAGCGGCTTGCTGCGCTT
Proteins encoded in this region:
- a CDS encoding amidohydrolase → MKKLLVLVFLTVRLIAVAYGQQPPADLVLLNGNIFTADVGRPSAQALAIRGERIVAVGTDAEVSRWVGPNTRRLDLQGRLVTPGFNDAHMHFDPLPAGIRLAFSSMEPTWAETAQAIKAAAQQAPAGTWIFGSVGAKVVLDTLVNRAALDALAPNHPVLLQAHYGHTHILNTQAMPRLQLAAEQPNPMGGIFERVAGFRQINGRLQEYAQWHPQRLLSEQVPDTAVLRELRALANQAMGFGVTSIQVFSTIPVARFARLLVQANLPIRVHARPFPATSPQGRETAELRQLSTLRQPAPRVRISGLKWVLDGTPYERGAALRSDYLDRPGWKGRLNFSEAEVAKMVREGLEWKQPMLFHCAGDRSAEAVLKALESYGTKVNWPAQRVRIEHGDGVLRDLQPRAKQLGVVVVQNPIHFLQPELFRQRWGSQRQPLRSLLAAGIPVAIGSDGPLNPFLNIMAAIIDPANPAEAITGQQAVQAYTAGSAYAEFAEQDKGALAVGKLADLAVLSQDIFKLPPPELPKTTSLLTLVGGQIVYDAQVLK
- a CDS encoding YsnF/AvaK domain-containing protein, which translates into the protein MNQTVVGIFETAAQAQQAAQRLAAAGFSTEHVDVSSNTSGSTSGSQGSDSNYRNSSGTAVEGAADAAGRTAEQAGDGISNFFSNLFGGDDSDDARRYSHVARNSGSVVTVHAHSAENAHQAAQILDEAGAVDVNERASQTGYQTGNNYSAGSTASNVQGGATAQVIEENLQVGKRVEQTGGARLRSRIVERPVEASVRLREEHVNVERRPVDRPATEADFAAFKEGNIEITESAERAVVGKEARVVEEVSLGKEVTEREEVVRDTVRKTEVDVERLDGRTGVDTRTNTDSDSDYNQRNR